The Candidatus Omnitrophota bacterium genome includes a window with the following:
- the galT gene encoding galactose-1-phosphate uridylyltransferase, protein MNELRRDPITGRWTIVFLDKIAGPGDFRVEPHDKKRDNCPFCWGSEALTPPEIAAHRKAGPPNSPGWTVRVVPNKFPALRIEGELDKEGIGIFDMMNGIGAHEVIVDTPEHFKDMADLTHAETEEVLWAYVARSLDLRRDSRFKYILIFKNYGKSAGASLEHPHSQLIALPIVPKRVLEEIDGASKYYEYKERCVFCDIVREEQEKKEGIIYEDDCFIAFCPYVSRFPYEVWVLPKKHSSDFTNTDRDRVRCLARALRDSLARIKKLLSDPSYNFIIHTSPINGHEREDYHWHIEIMPKLGKIAGFEWGSGFYINPVPPHIAAENLLKVKLG, encoded by the coding sequence ATGAATGAGCTCAGGCGGGACCCTATAACAGGAAGATGGACGATCGTCTTTCTGGATAAGATAGCCGGCCCGGGCGATTTCAGGGTCGAGCCGCATGACAAAAAGAGGGATAACTGCCCGTTCTGCTGGGGCAGCGAGGCGCTGACGCCTCCGGAGATAGCGGCGCACCGCAAGGCCGGACCGCCGAATTCGCCCGGATGGACCGTGCGCGTCGTCCCCAATAAGTTCCCGGCCCTGAGGATCGAAGGGGAGCTCGACAAAGAGGGGATCGGGATATTCGACATGATGAACGGGATCGGCGCCCATGAAGTGATCGTCGATACCCCGGAGCACTTTAAGGACATGGCCGACCTGACCCACGCCGAGACCGAAGAGGTCCTGTGGGCATATGTCGCAAGGTCCCTGGACCTGCGCCGGGACAGCCGGTTCAAGTACATCCTTATATTCAAGAACTACGGCAAGAGCGCCGGCGCATCGCTGGAGCATCCCCACAGCCAGCTGATAGCGCTCCCGATAGTCCCGAAGAGGGTGCTGGAGGAGATAGACGGCGCCTCGAAGTACTATGAATATAAGGAGAGGTGCGTCTTCTGCGATATAGTGCGCGAAGAACAGGAGAAGAAGGAAGGGATAATATACGAGGACGATTGTTTCATCGCCTTCTGCCCGTACGTCTCGAGGTTCCCTTACGAGGTGTGGGTCCTGCCGAAAAAGCACTCATCCGATTTCACGAATACGGACAGGGACCGCGTGAGGTGCCTGGCGCGCGCTCTCCGCGATTCACTGGCGCGCATAAAGAAACTTCTCTCGGACCCGTCGTACAATTTCATAATACACACATCTCCCATAAACGGCCACGAGAGGGAAGATTATCACTGGCATATAGAGATAATGCCTAAGCTCGGCAAGATAGCCGGCTTCGAATGGGGAAGCGGGTTCTACATAAATCCGGTCCCGCCTCATATAGCGGCAGAGAACCTCCTGAAGGTGAAATTGGGATAA
- a CDS encoding DUF4931 domain-containing protein has translation MPELRRDPIIGRWVIISTERAKRPDQFGSGLVEKEEFTGGEKCPFCEGNESMTPPEIYALRKPGSSPNGPGWEVRVIPSISPLLTIEGDLDRHGRGMYDIMSARGAHEIIVESPRHQRESELSQEQIVKSMNVVLDRIRDLERDTRIKYAMLFKNYGKAAGGGHIKHPRAQIIGTPVNLKRVKEELSGAKFYYDYRERCVFCDIMRQELAMQKRIIAESKYFIALAPFASRFPFETWILPKGHSCDFYKTDRGHVPDLASLIDLIFRKTRSVIGDFPYNLVLHAAPFRRDAGKKGYWETIERDYHWHFEILPILTRVAGFEWGSGFYINPLPPEDAARSVREARV, from the coding sequence ATGCCTGAGCTCAGGCGGGACCCTATTATAGGAAGGTGGGTCATCATATCCACCGAAAGGGCCAAGCGGCCGGACCAGTTCGGTTCAGGGCTGGTAGAAAAAGAAGAGTTCACCGGAGGCGAGAAGTGCCCTTTCTGCGAAGGGAACGAATCGATGACGCCCCCGGAGATATACGCGCTACGGAAGCCGGGCAGTTCTCCTAACGGCCCCGGGTGGGAGGTGCGTGTCATCCCGAGCATATCGCCGCTCCTCACCATCGAGGGGGATCTCGACAGGCACGGCCGCGGCATGTACGATATCATGAGCGCAAGGGGCGCCCATGAGATAATAGTGGAATCGCCGCGCCACCAGAGGGAATCCGAGCTCTCACAGGAACAGATAGTCAAGAGCATGAACGTGGTGCTCGACAGGATACGGGACCTGGAGCGCGATACCCGTATAAAGTACGCGATGCTCTTTAAAAATTACGGTAAGGCCGCAGGGGGCGGGCATATAAAACATCCGAGGGCCCAGATCATCGGGACCCCCGTTAACCTTAAGAGGGTCAAGGAAGAACTGAGCGGCGCAAAGTTCTATTACGATTACAGAGAGAGGTGCGTCTTCTGCGATATCATGAGGCAGGAGCTGGCCATGCAGAAACGCATAATAGCCGAATCGAAATATTTTATCGCCCTCGCCCCTTTTGCGTCCAGGTTCCCGTTCGAGACGTGGATATTGCCGAAAGGCCATTCCTGCGACTTCTATAAGACCGACAGGGGCCATGTACCCGACCTCGCCTCCCTCATAGACCTTATATTCAGGAAGACAAGGTCGGTGATAGGCGACTTTCCCTACAACCTCGTTCTGCATGCGGCCCCGTTCAGGCGGGACGCCGGCAAGAAAGGGTACTGGGAGACGATAGAGAGGGATTACCACTGGCATTTCGAGATACTGCCGATATTGACGCGGGTTGCCGGGTTCGAATGGGGAAGCGGTTTTTATATCAATCCGCTCCCTCCGGAAGACGCGGCGAGATCGGTGAGAGAGGCAAGGGTCTGA